One genomic segment of Hydrocarboniclastica marina includes these proteins:
- a CDS encoding chalcone isomerase family protein, whose protein sequence is MKPLIAAVMIFLSALAGAVEAERIAGVEVPARGSFAGHELKLKGAGVREQWFMDIYVGGLYLPESMAEAAAREIIESDQPMAIRLMIVSGMITSAKLKEATMEGLNKSMDGDIEPIKAQVERFLAGFDEEIAEGDQFDIVHDPAKGVLVYKNGVDQGIVAEGELFKRAVFGIWLSDDPVQSGLKEGMLGQ, encoded by the coding sequence TTGAAGCCACTAATTGCAGCGGTAATGATTTTTCTATCGGCTTTGGCCGGCGCCGTTGAGGCGGAGCGCATTGCCGGTGTCGAGGTGCCAGCGCGGGGGAGTTTTGCCGGGCATGAGCTTAAGCTCAAGGGTGCCGGAGTGCGGGAACAGTGGTTCATGGATATCTACGTCGGCGGGCTCTATCTGCCTGAGTCGATGGCCGAGGCGGCCGCACGGGAAATTATTGAATCAGACCAGCCCATGGCGATAAGGCTCATGATTGTTTCCGGCATGATCACCAGTGCCAAGCTGAAGGAGGCGACCATGGAGGGGCTGAACAAGTCCATGGATGGCGATATCGAGCCGATCAAGGCGCAGGTAGAACGGTTTCTCGCGGGATTCGACGAGGAAATCGCGGAGGGTGACCAGTTCGACATTGTCCATGATCCGGCAAAGGGCGTGCTCGTCTACAAAAACGGCGTGGATCAGGGCATTGTGGCCGAAGGGGAACTCTTCAAGCGGGCTGTGTTCGGCATCTGGCTATCCGATGATCCTGTTCAGTCCGGCCTCAAGGAAGGCATGCTCGGGCAGTGA
- the rpoS gene encoding RNA polymerase sigma factor RpoS produces MAAERELIDETFEEEQEEQASALDLGVDDDLDAEDDGVVSIEKARQASSYYSGHKQLDATQLYLNEIGFSPLLTPEEEVYFARLARKGEESGRKRMIESNLRLVVKISRRYVNRGLTLLDLIEEGNLGLIRAVEKFDPERGFRFSTYATWWIRQTIERAIMNQTRTIRLPIHVVKELNLYLRTARELAQKLDHEPSAEEIAAVVDKPVADVKRMLGLNERVTSMDVPVGVNGDKSLLDTVADEGASDPAEMLQEDNMRGCIDRLIDQLSDKQQEVLARRFGLRGYDTCTLEDVGREIGLTRERVRQIQVEALRRLRELMEKEGLSSETLFSA; encoded by the coding sequence ATGGCTGCAGAACGCGAACTGATCGACGAGACTTTTGAAGAAGAGCAGGAAGAACAGGCTTCGGCGCTGGACCTTGGCGTGGACGATGATCTGGATGCAGAAGACGATGGGGTTGTCTCGATCGAGAAAGCTCGCCAGGCGTCCAGCTACTACTCGGGCCACAAGCAACTCGACGCAACCCAGCTTTATCTCAATGAGATCGGTTTCTCCCCGCTTCTGACACCAGAAGAAGAAGTGTACTTCGCCCGCCTCGCACGCAAGGGCGAAGAGAGTGGCCGCAAGCGCATGATCGAGTCCAACCTGCGCCTGGTGGTCAAGATTTCGCGCCGCTACGTGAATCGTGGCCTTACACTGCTGGACCTGATCGAGGAAGGTAACCTGGGTCTGATCCGTGCGGTAGAAAAGTTTGACCCGGAGCGTGGCTTCCGTTTCTCGACCTACGCCACCTGGTGGATCCGTCAGACTATCGAACGTGCGATCATGAATCAGACCCGCACCATTCGCTTGCCGATCCACGTCGTGAAAGAACTTAACCTGTATCTGCGCACCGCGCGTGAGCTGGCACAGAAACTCGACCACGAGCCGTCTGCTGAGGAAATCGCCGCGGTTGTGGACAAGCCGGTAGCCGACGTCAAGCGCATGCTGGGGCTGAATGAGCGCGTAACATCCATGGACGTCCCGGTTGGCGTCAATGGCGACAAATCGTTGCTCGACACCGTGGCTGATGAGGGCGCGTCCGACCCGGCTGAGATGCTGCAGGAAGACAATATGCGCGGCTGCATCGATCGCCTGATCGATCAGTTGAGCGACAAACAGCAGGAAGTACTCGCTCGGCGCTTCGGCCTGCGCGGTTATGATACCTGCACCCTTGAGGATGTTGGTCGCGAGATTGGCTTGACCCGTGAAAGGGTTCGTCAGATCCAGGTTGAAGCCCTGCGTCGTCTGCGCGAGCTGATGGAGAAAGAAGGGCTGTCCAGCGAAACGCTCTTCAGCGCCTGA
- the nth gene encoding endonuclease III, which translates to MNKEKRAAIFERLKIANPAPTTELEYSTPFELLVAVVLSAQATDKGVNKATARLFPVANTPETILELGLEGLKEHICTINFYNTKAQNVMKTCQALVEHHSSQVPSTRAELEALPGVGRKTANVVLNTAFGEAAMAVDTHIFRVSNRTGIAKGKNVLEVEQRLMRLVPKEYLQDAHHWLILHGRYTCVARKPRCGICLIEDLCEFKQKRDYLE; encoded by the coding sequence TTGAACAAAGAAAAGCGCGCTGCCATATTTGAGCGACTAAAAATCGCAAACCCCGCCCCAACGACAGAGCTGGAGTACAGCACACCTTTTGAGCTGCTTGTTGCCGTGGTGCTTTCAGCTCAGGCGACCGACAAAGGCGTCAACAAAGCGACTGCGCGACTGTTTCCCGTTGCGAACACGCCCGAGACGATACTTGAGCTGGGGCTTGAGGGTTTGAAAGAGCACATCTGTACCATAAATTTCTATAACACCAAGGCCCAGAATGTGATGAAAACCTGTCAGGCCCTGGTGGAGCACCACAGTTCGCAGGTGCCCAGCACCCGGGCTGAGCTGGAAGCGCTACCGGGCGTCGGCCGCAAGACCGCCAACGTGGTGCTGAACACGGCGTTCGGCGAGGCCGCCATGGCGGTGGATACGCATATTTTTCGCGTGTCCAATCGCACTGGCATAGCCAAGGGAAAAAACGTGCTGGAGGTTGAGCAACGGCTGATGCGACTGGTGCCGAAAGAGTACCTGCAGGATGCCCATCACTGGCTGATACTGCACGGCCGCTATACCTGTGTGGCGCGCAAGCCCCGCTGCGGTATCTGCCTCATTGAGGACCTGTGCGAGTTCAAACAGAAGCGGGATTATCTCGAGTAG